Within the Corticium candelabrum chromosome 6, ooCorCand1.1, whole genome shotgun sequence genome, the region AAGACAAGGAGTTTGTAATAGCTACAACATGCATAGCTGCTTGTCATTGTGAAATACCAACCCAGCTTATCTTCGTGTTGTTTCTCAATTAAACAATTGAGGAAGTCCTGTGCTGTGTCCAGCACGTCTTTCAAGTTCCCAAACAAAGTCTCCACATCAAAACCATCGATCTGAAATAAAGCAGTAAGACATACAAAGATTTAGATGACTGCAGCTAATGCATTACCTCTAGGTTTTTCAGAGGAATTTGGATTTTGTTGTAGCCGACGTTAAGATCAGTGACGTGCTTTCTTTCTGTATCAATAAGTTCTGCAATAACTCTCACTCTGGTTCTCGCTCTCTTAGCAACAGCATCATCACAATCAAAAGAAATCAATGACGGTGAGTCTAGAGAAATATGAGACACACACTGagataacacaacaaacaaatgacaatataatacaataaacaTTTGAACAACCTTCATGTGCCACTCTTTCTACATCAATTGCATCATCAGTTTCTGATGTGTTTGTCTCTGAATCAGCCGTAGCATAACTAGCAACCTAAATAAAAGTAAACGACTCATTTTTCTTGTGACTTCAATAACCGTAAAGCAACAAGTTGATACAACCACAACATGCAAGTCAACAATTGCAAGACATGAATAAAGAGAAAAGCCATCAATGGAAGAAGAAATACATGTAGCCTGACAACATCCATTCATTTACTGTTTCACATACACTGGAGCCTGCACAGTCACCAATCACCCAATTAGATTGTTGGTCACTGTCGTCTGAAAGAACAGCAGAAGGCAAACCAAATGCTGCATTGTCATCACATTCACATCTCTTCATTCCTATAACAAAATATCACCGTAAGTTATGATTTACTGCACTATACAATGCATGCCAGTAATATAAACAAGCTACAAGGTAAGAAGATCAGAGTttactagctagctagcacACATAACTAAAAGATGAAACAATCTGCAACAAGTAAGAACACAAGACTgctaaacaacaaactaatAAATGTGTGAGTAACATTTGCTATTGATTACTACTGTAAATTACACAGAATTAAAGTTCCCCTCAAATAGAAGCCCACGTGCTTCAATTCAAGCAAATTTGAATTTCAGGTGCTTCAATTCAAGCAAATTTGAATTTCACGTGCTTCAATTCAAGCAAATTTGAATTTCACGTGCTTCAATTCAAGCAAATTTGAATTTCACGTGCTTCAATTCAAGCAAATTTGAATTTCACGTGCTTCAATTCAAGCAAATTTGAATTTGCTAGTTCTAATAGAAGGCTCCCTTTGAACAAAAGTCCACACTACCTGTTTCCAGAATTTATCAAGATTATTATTATaagattgatattaacagaTTGATACTATTAAGATAGATATTATCAGATTAATATTACAAGAATAACCAGTGATATTGACAGTGTAAAGGATGCCCAAATGATGTGCATGAAAGAGGACAGTCTCGTCAGGAAATCACATTGCACCTCTACAAAGACCCAAGAAATGCAATCTGTTGAAGAAACTGCAGACAAATATGCTGTGGTGAAACTATTAGACAAAGAACAGCTGGCCATGTATGAAGACTCATCACACTCAGACTTTAGTCGCTTTCACGAGGATTTGTTGTAACATGAAACTTTACATAAGAGTAACTACAAGTAAAATTACTTGTTGCTAGGAGTACTTGCTATTGAAGCTTTACTCATGTAACGTTGCTATGTGTCATGCGCGCATAATCATAATCAAGTGCATCACAATACAAAtgacaaccaaacaaatacaacaataacaGATCTCAACTGTCACCAATTTTCTATATACGACATTCAGTTAACATCTCCATCACTCAGTTACACTACCAAGTTAGCAACCCAAAATGAGACGTTTCAAACATACAAGAATTACGCCTACTAAACAGTAACCAGACAATACAATATGCTCTACACCATTTACAGTCTTCCCATCTTTATTGTCTGCTAATGACCGATTAGTCACTGATATCCAAATACAAATACCAAGCAACACTAAAGCCTTGCCTACAGCACAAGTTGCCAGCAGGCTGACTACAAACCTGAGAAATTCCAGTTACTAGTAGACTTAGTTAACTATGTAGCAGACTATGTGTATGTTGACTTTCAAACACACCACACTGTATATGCACACATGTTACTTGCAACAACATATGATCACAATTTCATTGCCGTCCTCTTACCTTCTAGCTCTTTCAGGTCAGCTTTAAGATGTCGAATATTATCTTTACATTTTTGCATCTTCATACGAAGTGGTGGAGAGTCTGTGCTGCCATTACGACCAATGTGCTACCAGAACAATACTATTAGCATATTATGAACAGACGAAtgccaacacacaaacagaaattttttatgtgtgtgtgtgtctacggTAACAACGCTAGCTCAAGTAAATTGAACTTTGTACATGACAAGCATTGATAGTGTTGCATTATTCTGTCATACATatttttcacacacacacacacacacacacacacacacacacacacacacacacacacacacacacaatggacaaatgttaagccctccacgactttcgacgtcgaccttgcgttcagttgcgaagatagctcccttgcctctagagacagggcctccatgcgctacgtggagtcttagggccactgacaatggcgcagctctgggactggacaccaaggcccacacgtacctgtctgctgcatgatgttgctgccaagccagcgatcttgtccaccccagtcaatgaccaggtactcatttatactcctgagttgagagaagaaAGGgggggtgagtttcttgctcgaggaaactgcgacagtgtcgcctccaccaggatcaaaccttcaaccctcatcacggaatacaagatcccggatgtcatcaccaacgctctaccaacTGCTCCACTGCACCccccacacagacagacagacagacagacagacagacagacagacagacagacagacagacagacagacacacacacacacacacacacacacacacagggagacacacacaaggacacacacacacacacacacacacacacacacacacacacacacacacacacacacacacagaaaggcaaacagacaaacacacactcacagacagacagacagatagacagacagacagacagatggacggacagacagacacacacacacacacacacacacacacacacacacacacacacacacactcacagacacacatacagacagatagacatttCAACAACTAAGTTAGTCATATTACAGCAtcactttgctgctgctgctgtggtGTATATTAATCTATCATCCACCCACCTTTAGAGTTGTTTCAATCGTAGTCACCATTTTCATCTCcaactacaacaaacaaagcaataaGCAAATAAAACCAAGAAAAACGTCTGAATACATAAAGTTACAATTCACAACAAACTGCACAATAATAATCATAGAACTGTACAAATATGCAAACGCCCATCCATCACTCAACAATAGCACCAACCCTCAGTCTGTCATTAGCGTTCTTGATCTTCTGTTCGACATCCAATGGATCGATGACGCTGATACCAGAATCATGGCTTGACAATGAGTCACGATAACCAGGCTACAATAGAGACACAAAGTTAACATGTAGACTCATTTCTTCTTGCCTTCCATGCCCATACCATACGCATACATCCTCCCACCCATCCACCCTGTCCACTTATACCTATAGCTACCTACATGTTCTACCAACATGTTCACATATCAATCAATTCAGTGATAGGCCAGAGTCTAAAATGCCCATTTGCATCTGACTCAGAAGACACTTACGTACTTGTCTACCCCTGTAGACCAAGACTCTAGTTATACATATAACATCAATACACGACTAACTTTAGTTCGTGAAGGTGACAAGAAATGCTGCTCTCCATCATGTACTGCTGTAGATTCTTTGCTGACATTGCGTGGTCTTGGTACCGGCTTCACTTGAGATGAACATCTCACTGTATGTTGGGgaccattaatatcaatcaataaCTCTGATGTCATTGACTGTGGCAACACAACTTGAGTTGATGGCCGTTGAGGAGCTGGTTTACTTGGTTTATAGTCAATCAGTGTTTCACTGCTGCTTGCAATACTATCATCTTGTTTACTGCCCGATCTCCAAGTGACAAGAGAAGAGGTGTGCATATGCATCACACTTTGTCTGGGTTTCTGTTTTACCTTCATAGTTGGCTTAGCAGCAACTGGTGGCTTAGGAGCAACTTTGGGTTTCGGTTTGATTATAGGTTTAGCTCTTGTAACATTTGCAAGTCCATTGGAAGTAAAATCATCTTTCATATTACAGACATGTAAAGATGAATGAAATCCATTCAACAGACTTTCTCCATTCGTTTGTGATGACACATGACTTGccccattaatatcaaatgaCAGAGTACGAGTAGATGACGACGTAGTGACATCATCCATTGTCATAGTAATAACAGGTGTTATTGATTGATATGGGCGTGGCTTAGGAGCTGGTTTGTCACATGAGACAATGCGAGGTCTTGGTTGAGGTTTGAGTGATTGTTTGACGAACAAATCATCCTTTGGAAAGTTAGCTGTGCTTGCATCAGTGATGACAGTGGATTTTGGAATAAATGCAGTGCGAGGCCGAGCCACTGGTTTCTTGCCATTACGTAAGGTAACACCAGACGACGAGTTAGTTTCAGTTCCTTTTTGTACTGTCACCAATGATCCTATCGGTTGTCTCATAAACTGATTTCTACTTGTTGTCAATGATACCTCTGGTTGTTGCatgaaatgtttgttgtttgtatgtgaaTTTACTGCATTTTTCTTTTCTACTTGTACGAATGATTTAGGAAATATTCCACACTTACCATTCAGTCTCCCTTCAAACCAGTCCTCGTTTACTTCTCTTACAACTACAATCAGTTCATCTACTTTGAATTTCAAGTCGCCCACCTTGTCTCCATTGAAATTAAACACAGCACGAACCATCATTTCCGGTTCAGCACCCGAAGAAGGAGCCCGGATGAGTGGAGTTGTGTGGTTGATTGGAAACACGCCCACTGCATTTCTCGTCTCCCCGCGGCTCCAGGTAGGATCAATTGTATCCAGGACTTTCACAATGTCACCGTCTTTTATAGTCAATTCATCCTTCCTAGCTGCAGTGAAAGGATATATGACTTTAACAAAGTTCTCTTCACTTTCTTCAGACATCGAGAGATAATTTACAAAACTCTTCTCAACTTTCACCTTCCAACACGTCTCTACAAATCTAGAACATCCGTTCAATATTAAAGCTGCTACTTGAAACGTGTGCAAGGCTGTGAAAGTACTCACCAACTTCTCTCAGCTACTCACAAACAGTCGTCACTGACCTACCcaatatcccggatattaGGACGGGATGTCAATTTGGCACGCCGCCTAACCAACTATGTAGCTCACGTGACTCGAGTTCGCAGAAAAAACACCAAACGACTCTGGAACGACGCGTGTACTACGCCTGATTAGCGGATGTAGCAAAGCATTAAACACAGATAGTATTGTAGTCTACATTGGTGGTGGAGAAGGCACATTCATACAGAGAAATTAGAGGTAGTGAGAATTCAAGAGAACAGGAAGTGGAAATGGGTGCACACGTAAAACACATTCCCTTGCACAGGAAGTTGCTTGTAAGGTAGCCCATATATCTACGCACAACCGCTAAACGTTCGAGATCTAAATTGTAAACTCGCACTAGACCGACTGTCATTCTTGGTGGTACTCGTAATGGATATATCTACTAGACAAATATTTTTATAGTGTTGCTACATTGTATTACATTGCTACATTGCTACAGTATTACATTGCTACAGTATTACATTGCTACATTGCTGCAGTTACATTGCTACAGTGTACTGGTACAGTGAATTGCCACAATGTGCTACAGCGTACACTGCATTGCTACAGTGTGTATTGCTACAAGCGTATgtaaatttcaattaattataactGCATAATAAAATTGCATTATTCTGTGTTAGGTCTGCTAACTATAATGCTACGTCTCCATGAAGTAAGTCTCTTCTGTGAAGGCTAGAATATTAAAGTTAGGATGTTGTTGATCAACGTTAACGTCTATTGAAATTTGGaaatttctatttgttttgaaGTGCATATGACTAACCTGAATAATAATACTGACTTTAAGTTAGCTGATTATATACAATTAACGTATTTGAGTCgttgattgattaatttacGATGATATGTCATCCAAATTAGTTGATCTTTACCAGTGATGCATTGCTACTGTAAGATCTACTACAATACAGGATACTCTCAACTTTCCAAAAAATTGTGAGATTGTTGCCATAGTTACTGTAGCACATATGTAACTGtatactactacagtagtagtgAAATTTTTTTAGACAATTCAGTATTGTCAATAACATTGTAGCACAGTCTATTTTAGTAACTAAAGACtattgtacagtacattaGTAGCAAGTGTTGTAGTTACATTATCGTCTGTACACTTGTGTGCATCGATTAACTGCTACATTGGTTTCAAGGGACTCACAAATGATGCTTCAATTTCTAATGCTAGTCGCTTGCTTGCTGATACAATAATATCCTGCAACACAACAGGCAGCAGTTAGAGAGACTCACAAGTGTGAGAATTAAAATGAGATCCAAACAAGATAACAAAATAACACGCAGACACTGACCGTTTCCTCAAACACAGTGTGTATTGGCAAAGCCAACTGAATAGCAGGACCACTGCTGATCAACCCATGGCTCATCCATCTAACTGGTTGTTCATCATTCAGTACGTTCTTTCTTCCTCCTGAATCTCCTCCCTCGTTTGAACCGTCTGTTGCATCCACACCTTGTCTATCTTCTGTAGTCTTAGCAGCTCCAGTTGTGTGACGTGATTGTTGTATGAGACGATGAATTTCTTGGACATGTTGTCTGACAAGTGGAGGGATAGGTGCACAACATGCCAACACTCCTTGAACTTCACGAGGAGAAACTTCACTGATGTGAAGCAACATGTGGTTGGGAAGAACGTAACTACAACCAGAAAGTCATTGCAGAAAAGTTATAACATCACcttaaaacaacaaataaactaaCAGAAAACACAGTGCAGActcaaacagacggacagacagacagacagatgtagaCAGATATAAGAGTTGCCTCGGGCTTTCATCTTCATCTCTAGCCACTCTATCTCTCCAAGCATACAACGACTGGAACACTTTCTGTTGCTGATCGTTCAGTGGCCTTCGAAGTTTGTAATACAATTTCAAATGTGATGTATCATTCAATAAAGGTTTCTCATACACCTACcaaaacatgtacagtaaatgTGTGCAACAGTaaccaaacaaaaattgtGTTCTTTATCAATGTCACACAATAGTAAACTGTACAGCGTTTCTGCCTTTATACCTGCAATGCTACTTGCTTGCTGTTCCCAATTACTGCCATCAGGAGATTGGATCCAACAGTCAAACTCTTCTCTATCAATTCATTTTTCATCTTGTCATACACGTACAGTAGATAGTGAGTGTCAGCTCTTGCATATTCAATCATGTCCTAAATGAATGACACTTATAGATGTGAGTGACGTCTATTTGATCTATTGATTAAAAATGACTGTGGTAACGaccaaatgtttttgtattgtttgttgtctcttatgatgtaatatattttgagtgtgtgtgtgtgtgtgtgtgtgtgcacgtgtgtgaaCAATGCCTATACCTCTGGCAAAGGTCGTATTCTCCAATCAGCCAGTTGGAACTGCTTGTCTGCATCAACATTGCAGTAATGATGCAACAGAAATGCAAGAGAATGCCTCGCCAATTGAAGTGAACAAGCTGCTTGATGTGTgtcaaacaaattgacaatgTAAAGGCTAAAGTCACGTTGCAGCCACAGCACGTCATGGTCAGCACCATGAAACACCTGTAAttcacacaaaacacacacacacacacacaactacagcCTCGTGTGtcacacaaaagcaaaaagaACTTTGACAATCTACAACAAAGTTTGAGCCATGCTAGCAACTACGTCAACATATAACCTGCAGTTGACAAAGAacaacacatgtacagtacgtacCTTGACAATAGCTGGATTAGTAAAGACGTTAAGCAGCAAATTGATATGTGACCTCAGCTCTAGAACATCAATGAGGTAATCCGCTGATCGAGTTGAAATTTGCATCAAACAAGTGATGCCTTGAAACGTTCGATAAGCATGATGCTaaacaatacatacatacatatatacatacctggtacacacacacacacacacacacacacacacacacacacacacacacacacacacacacacacacacacactgatacatacatacatacctggtacatacatacatacatacttttttctgttttatttcGGAGTTGTTACAACTCCTAATAAAAATGATACAAAACATTCACACAATACTATTACCAATTAAGCCAAGACCTAAAGTAGTACACTACTAATTTCCAGTGTGCCCCGCAACCCGTGCCAGAGGGTCCAAAAATCATGGAAATCTTGCAGTACCCTCTGCCCACGTCCAATCCAGTCTAATGTTTTGTTTAAGTTTCCACTTAAAGCAGGCCATAATGGATCTCGGTGGCAGTTTTCTCCTTTGCGTCCAGAATGTTGTTATGAGaattacaaaatatttctGCACTTTTTCCTTGTGGAGCAGTAGATTGAAGATATGGCTGTTCTGATTCACAAATGTCATAATGCTGCTGGTTTCCAGCAAAGTCAAAGCGCTGCATAAAATGGTTTTCCATATGATGCACGTGCCAAAAGCATGTTCCATTGTGTCTTCCTGTGCATGACAAGCTGGACAAGCTGGACAAGTTGGCGAATATCAAGTGCCCACCTGTAGAGATTTGCTTGAGTTGGAAGCACTCTATGAAGTAGTCTCCATAGAATGTCTTTGTTGACAGTGTCTAGAAAACAGTTTTGAGGTAATTTCCACAGAATTTGCCATTTTTTCAATTAACGTTCATGGAAATTGTCTTCCCAAGCTTTTTCCCCAATTGGTGTTTCTATGTATGCCAGCACTAATCTGTGATACACCGTACGAGTGACTGCATCCTTCAGTGGTATTGGTTGGTCAGAACCATTAAAGAGACAGAGAGCATTGACCcaatgtgcttgtttgtttacaagCTGACCTTCTCGCAGTGGAAGCTGGTGCCAGTGTTCTGGAATTGCCTTCACTATTTCTGCGTATAATTTGCTGCTTTAGTCCTTGGGTTGGGAGATGGTCTGCAGTAAACATCTCCAACTGTGCTGTAGTGGCATTTTGCCAAAGAAGGAGTGTACACAGGCAAACCTTGATCATTAGTAATGAGAGGATTACCCCATAAATGTTCAGAGCAACAGTCATCGTAGGTTTTCGGTGGAACTGGTTGGCATCCGCCAGTGTGGCGTTGCCACAAGCGTAACAGTTGTCTAAAGAAAGGTGATACTTTTGCTATGTTCCCATGGTCGTATTTCCATCCAGAGGCTGCAAAAATTGCCAATCCCATATTGTACTGACCACTCGCAACATTCAGATCCTCTTTCACTAAACATTTCCATGCtgctctgtttgttggttCAAAAAGGCGTCTGAGTGTTTGTAGGTGTAACGCCGCTATTCTAGAGGGTAGGTGTGGCATGTTCAAGCCTCCACATTTGTTCCTGATATACAGACTGGTCTTCTAACTGCTGGGGTGCCTCTTCTCCAGAGAAAACTCCAGACAGTGTCTTCTACTTCACCACGTGTAGCTTTGGGCATAGTGAAAGAATGTGCCGAATAGTAAATTTTTGTCAGAGCGTGCAAGTTGAGGACCTTCGCTCTGCCAAATATTGATAGGTGCCGTCTGGTCCACTTATGAAGattattttgtaatttctGGATTGCGACCGACCAGTTTTTCCTCACTGAGTCGTTGTAAGACAAACAGTAAAACAGACCTAAAATCTTTAGTTCAGTAGTTTGCCATTTGATTTCTAATGGACTGTCCATGCTGTTAGCCATTGCCCACGCCATAGTCCAACAGATTTAAGCCTATTGAGCTTGGCCCCGCTAGCTTCTTCATAAAGTGACAACTGTTTGTCTAATTCACCAAAGGATATGTTATCGCAGACAATGTCATATCGTCCGCATAGCAAGTTAACTTTATTGTCTCACGATCCGCATCACTGAAGGTTGGAATTCCTCATATAGAAGGGTTTTGTCAAATAGCAGCCGCCAGAGGTTCCAAACTCAGAGCATACAACATCAGAGATAGCGGACACCCTTGACGAACTCCTCTTCCCAGCTTAATACGACTAGTCAACTGTCCATTAACACTAATGTGGCTACCGATATTGTCATACAGGATTTTTATCCAACTACAAAAGGTTTCGCCAAAACCAAAGGTCAATAAACTTTTGCAAGGTATTGCCAACTGACACAATTGAAAGCCTTCATTTGGTCTAGAGATATTATTGCTGCGTCTTGGCTTGTCTTCTCGCAAAAATGAACGACATCTCGCACAGTGGCACAATTGTCATGCATGTACTCCTACCGAGTATAGTACAGGTTTGGTCTGAGTGAATGACCTGTCCCAGTACCTTTTTCAGTCTGTTTGCCAAAACTCTTGCTATTAGTTTATAATCAACGTTGAGAAGACTGAACGGTCGCCAGTTGGTCAACTTGCTGATGTCTCCCTTGCTTTGGAATGAGTCTGATGATTCCCGTTCTCATAGACGAAGACATTCGTCTGGACTCGTACATTTCAGTGACGACATCAAAGAAGTCCTGTGACAGTAAAGACCAGAAAGTCCAGTAAAATTCTGTAGTCATACCGTCTAGACCTGgagatttgtttgttttcatctCTTTGAGAGCAGCAGTAAGTTCCTCGATCTGTAATGGACAGTCACAATTATCTCTGTCTGATGCCGATAGTTGACGGTCGATTGCTGAGACCATGTGTTCACAAGCTTCATTGCTAATTGCCTTCTCTTGGTATAGATTACTGTAGTAATCATGTACAACCTGTAGAATGTTGGGTTGGTCTGAAACTTCTACTCCATCATGTGTTAGGTAAGAAATGTAGTTTTTCTCTCCTTTAATTTCTTGGAAGTCACAAAGAACTTCTTCATGTCTCTCCTGAATCCACCCATTGAGCTCTACTGTATATTTGAGCACCTCTTATGTTCTCTCTTTCATATTGTCGTATGCGTTCTCTAAAGAAATCTATTTTGGATATGGCAGACGTGTTACCTAATTGTAATTCTTCCTGGGCACGTTGCATGGATCGTTCAAGTCTTGTCTCAGTTTTGAGAATCTGCCGCTGACATCTTTTGCCATACTGTTGAGAAATATCTTTAATTTTTGCTTTGCCAGCATCCTACCACTCAGTCAAGAAAGAAAATCGTTATTTCTGGTATTTCTAGTGAGACCAGAAGGCCACTATGCGTCGTCTGAATGATTTTTCTGTCAAAAGTGTTGAATTAAACTTCCAATATCTACGACCATATGATTTCCCCATTTGTACACTGATTCTCACTGACACTCCAAATGATCACTAAATGCAGAGCTAAGTACAGAAGTACTTTTATGTCTGTAGAGTTGATGAAACCAAGAACATATCTAGACATGCAGCAGTTTCGATATGAGTTCTCGTCCAGTTGTATCCCGAGCCATCAGGGTGTTGTTTCCGATAAATATCTATTAGATTGAGTTTTGCAATGACGTCCTGTAAAGCTTTCGTGTCACTTGATCTCTGATTTAGCCGAGCTTTCGATTTCCGATCTTTGCTTGGATTAATGACACAGTTGAAGTCTCCACAAATGTTACAGTTTCTTTCTGAAGTCATCAGCCCACTGACCTTATTACAGAAATCTCTACGGTTAGTTGGAATGGTTGAAGCATATATGGTCAACAGATCAAATTctgtcttaccataagtgaGTCTGAGCAAAAGGTACCTGCCATCTGTGTCTGTAGCTAAGCATTGACATCTCAGCTGTGGTTGTTGTTTTATAATTACAGAGATACCACACAAGAATGATTGCTGCCGTATACATGAAAAACGGTGTGCTGTGAAAATTCTGATTGCCAATTACTATTGTTTGGCATTGTACATGTCtcctgcaaacacaaaatatctaTCTGTTGTCTTGACATCCATTCTGCAATTCGCATTCTTTAATGAGATTGGTCATTCCTTGAACATTTTGCGTGACGATATTTAACTCTGTCATTGTGATTTACGGTTTGAATCAGaagaacaagaaagaaaacaaaaatcaacacaaatagTTATCAGAAACTCAACTTGATTGGGTGTCTCCAGTCACCACACTCTCAGAGATCTGCTCGATCACTGTAGTTTCAGTCATTTGTTGTGACTCACTGTGCTgctcatttgttgttgttgcagtttttttcttctttttcttctgtctttgtttctttggaGATTCTGGTGCTGTACAGAGATTTGTCTGTTCAGTTGGACTTCTGCCTCTCTTCCTTGTGCTGATGTCGTGTCCACTCTGATGTTGTATTCCTTCATCTACTGTTGATACGTCTTGTTCATTATCCGTGTTACGTGCTGATTCTGTGATATCAGAGTAAATAGCGTCATCCGCCCAACCATCTGTGGTCCAGGTGTTGTCGTCTTCTGCTTGTGAGTTGTCAGAAAGATGTGGATTGACAGGTGTTGAAGATTCTGTGGTAACAGGATGGTGATTGGTAGTGATTCCTGAATCAATGTTGGCATTGTTTGGACATGTACAATACATGTGCCCCTCTCTTCCACATTTATAATAATGTCGAAAAGTAGGTGAATGAGGACAATCCTTGATGTGATGGACAGAGGAATCACACCTGTAACA harbors:
- the LOC134181067 gene encoding dynamin-binding protein-like; this encodes MSEESEENFVKVIYPFTAARKDELTIKDGDIVKVLDTIDPTWSRGETRNAVGVFPINHTTPLIRAPSSGAEPEMMVRAVFNFNGDKVGDLKFKVDELIVVVREVNEDWFEGRLNGKCGIFPKSFVQVEKKNAVNSHTNNKHFMQQPEVSLTTSRNQFMRQPIGSLVTVQKGTETNSSSGVTLRNGKKPVARPRTAFIPKSTVITDASTANFPKDDLFVKQSLKPQPRPRIVSCDKPAPKPRPYQSITPVITMTMDDVTTSSSTRTLSFDINGASHVSSQTNGESLLNGFHSSLHVCNMKDDFTSNGLANVTRAKPIIKPKPKVAPKPPVAAKPTMKVKQKPRQSVMHMHTSSLVTWRSGSKQDDSIASSSETLIDYKPSKPAPQRPSTQVVLPQSMTSELLIDINGPQHTVRCSSQVKPVPRPRNVSKESTAVHDGEQHFLSPSRTKPGYRDSLSSHDSGISVIDPLDVEQKIKNANDRLRLEMKMVTTIETTLKHIGRNGSTDSPPLRMKMQKCKDNIRHLKADLKELEGMKRCECDDNAAFGLPSAVLSDDSDQQSNWVIGDCAGSSVASYATADSETNTSETDDAIDVERVAHEDSPSLISFDCDDAVAKRARTRVRVIAELIDTERKHVTDLNVGYNKIQIPLKNLEIDGFDVETLFGNLKDVLDTAQDFLNCLIEKQHEDKLGECFINKAERLLDVYSKYSCNNDDASALLEKYVDMPDIQQAITACLLLVKDELTCWPLSALLIKPVQRILKYPLLLNELIKCTEADHPDRTSLLKAADLMSDVAQEVNESKRRKDLVQHYRRSETDGLLTKFGKLNLRTWKKKTQRARQMVSQGLGFSLGTVDEQFNQVYNQFRELEFVTNNLIKNVSVYMSSVESWHQSHVTACQAICEFYSERASEPAVVQFSDFHKKLLTNFNSLHVVQVDRLVLTPLRQLKSLFESPTFLIEKREDKLLDYDSWKNKVSNTQNKEKVAEYKEEMVMAERMYEALNTQLLEDLPLFVAFGVKVIQHGLTAFIRSHRQHIAVADESIKPLMQCGIVNGNTDDLLSDHLSRLAAASDKLVSCHCIPNGFLTSVNLQQRKVSSPKTIRQASTARIGNNRLLSTSPRSLSSSPISQRAVSPLSDNVQDCPSDGDCLYRVEFSYTACGDGELSVREGDVVTVKQKNDHSGSREWWFIQLDDKNGFVPASYLVPFGEDVYCVEYDFDGDNDSELSVRDGQYVRVQQQHDVEGNPDWWLCEIEGQSGYIPSSYLTRKHAF